One region of uncultured Sulfurimonas sp. genomic DNA includes:
- the aspS gene encoding aspartate--tRNA ligase, translating into MRSHYCTDLNETNVGQDVVLTGWANNHRDHGGIIFIDLRDKTGLIQLTCDPEDSAAAHKVADSVRDEYVLIAKGKVRLRGEGLTNPKLKTGAIEIIVNELIVENKSTPVPFVIGDPNVGEETRLKYRYLELRDPAMYETFRLRSKAAIAARNILDANGFLEVETPILTKSTPEGARDYLVPSRVHSGEFYALPQSPQLFKQLLMVGGFDRYFQIAKCFRDEDLRADRQPEFTQIDVEMSFCNQEDVIKVAEELLTAMFKACNINIQAPFNRISYNDAMELYGSDKPDLRYDLKMVDVIDIFERCDNEIFTNIAKKPNTNRIKALKVPGADLVFSKREMKGFEDFVRGFGAHGLGYFQMKEDGLKGPLIKFFTEDDIALLVERLDMQVGDVVFFGAGDKKTVWDYMGRFRNFIAEHEKMNLADPDAYEFVWVVDFPMFEVEDGRVKALHHPFTQPKDTDKEDVEEIESIAYDIVLNGTELGGGSIRIHKEEVQNEVFKLLGIEEEEAQEKFGFLLDALKFGAPPHGGFALGFDRMMMLIAKKPSIRDVIAFPKTQKASCVLTKAPSTVDNTQLRDLHIRLREQPTK; encoded by the coding sequence ATGAGAAGTCATTATTGTACAGATTTAAATGAAACAAATGTTGGGCAAGACGTTGTTCTAACAGGTTGGGCAAACAATCATCGTGATCACGGTGGAATTATTTTTATAGATTTACGAGATAAAACAGGTCTTATTCAACTAACTTGTGACCCAGAAGATAGTGCTGCGGCACATAAAGTTGCTGATAGCGTTCGTGATGAGTATGTTTTAATAGCTAAAGGAAAAGTTCGTCTTCGTGGTGAAGGTTTAACGAATCCAAAGTTAAAAACTGGTGCTATTGAAATTATTGTTAATGAACTTATTGTTGAAAACAAAAGCACTCCGGTTCCTTTTGTTATTGGTGATCCAAATGTTGGTGAAGAAACAAGACTTAAATATAGATATTTAGAGCTTCGTGATCCTGCAATGTATGAGACATTTCGTCTTCGTTCAAAAGCGGCAATTGCAGCAAGAAACATCCTAGATGCAAATGGTTTTTTAGAAGTTGAAACTCCAATACTTACTAAATCAACTCCAGAGGGTGCTAGAGATTATCTAGTTCCATCTCGTGTTCATAGTGGCGAATTTTATGCACTTCCACAGTCTCCACAACTTTTTAAACAGCTTCTAATGGTTGGTGGATTTGATCGTTATTTTCAAATAGCTAAGTGTTTTCGTGATGAAGATTTAAGAGCTGATAGACAACCAGAATTTACTCAAATAGATGTTGAGATGAGTTTTTGTAACCAAGAAGATGTAATAAAAGTTGCAGAAGAACTTCTAACAGCTATGTTTAAAGCTTGTAATATAAATATTCAAGCTCCATTTAATCGCATCTCATACAACGATGCTATGGAACTTTATGGTTCTGATAAGCCTGACTTAAGATATGATCTTAAAATGGTTGATGTTATAGATATTTTTGAGAGATGTGACAATGAAATCTTTACAAATATAGCTAAAAAACCAAATACTAACCGTATAAAAGCGCTTAAAGTTCCTGGAGCTGATTTAGTATTTTCAAAACGTGAAATGAAAGGTTTTGAAGACTTTGTAAGAGGGTTTGGTGCTCATGGTCTTGGATATTTTCAGATGAAAGAAGATGGTCTTAAGGGTCCACTTATTAAGTTTTTTACAGAAGATGACATAGCACTTTTAGTTGAGAGACTTGATATGCAAGTTGGAGATGTTGTTTTCTTTGGTGCAGGAGATAAAAAAACTGTATGGGATTATATGGGAAGATTTAGAAATTTCATAGCTGAACATGAAAAAATGAACCTTGCTGATCCAGATGCTTATGAATTTGTATGGGTAGTTGATTTTCCAATGTTTGAAGTTGAAGATGGAAGAGTAAAAGCACTTCACCATCCATTTACGCAACCTAAAGATACTGATAAAGAAGATGTTGAAGAGATAGAATCTATAGCTTATGACATAGTTTTAAATGGTACTGAGCTTGGTGGTGGTTCTATTCGTATTCACAAAGAAGAAGTACAAAATGAAGTATTTAAACTCTTAGGTATTGAAGAAGAAGAGGCACAAGAAAAATTTGGTTTCTTACTAGATGCACTTAAGTTTGGAGCGCCTCCACATGGTGGTTTTGCTTTAGGTTTTGATAGAATGATGATGCTTATTGCTAAAAAGCCAAGTATTCGTGATGTTATAGCATTTCCTAAAACTCAAAAAGCTTCTTGTGTCCTTACAAAAGCTCCTAGTACGGTTGATAACACTCAACTACGTGACCTACACATCAGACTACGTGAACAGCCTACAAAATAG